From Alteromonas sp. BL110:
TTCCTGCTTCTTGATAAGTGTTTTTACAGCGGAAGGTAAATCTTCCATAGTTAAATCCCGCTGTACTTCAACAATTTTCCACTGCTCTCCGTCTTGCAGCATATCGAATTCTATTTCATTTCCGTTAGCGTCTTCACCTTCAACATCAAGATATACATTACCGTGTTTGTATTCTTTCTCAACTTCTTGTATCGCAAAGTTAGGAGCAACACTTTTTATTGCTGTTAACGCGGAAGTAGGAATAGCATCTGTGGATATCGCTTCTTTTTTGTTTAGCGTAGCGCCAATCTTAACATTGTCGCTTTCCGCCACAGGTCTTTGCGTAATTAGGTTCGCTTTGAAGGTTTCAGTCGGTTCGCTGCTTTCACCTACCGTTAAGTTGGAAAACGCGACCTGTACATAGTCACCATTTTTCTTATCTTCTTCCCAGTTTCCTGTACCCATACATGCCGCGTACCAAAAGCCGTCATCATCTTTAGTGCTGCACTGGTTATAAGCGCCCGCTTTAAAATAATTCCAATCTAGCGTATAGCCGTAAGGATGATCGTGCTGGTCCAACTCACCATAAGCATTTACCCCATTGGCAAGATTAATAGCATAATTAACGGTTTTGTGTCCGTCTGATTTAAAGCTCAGGTACATTACATCACCGTGAACGTTCACTTCATAACTAAAGCTCTCGTTAAGTTTAATACCTTCGCTACCCGGATTTTCAGGATTGGTCCATAAATTTCCCCAAACTGGATAAGCAATGTCAGTACGGTTTTTATCATTTTTGGGCAAGTTACGCTCGTAAGTCCAAAACACAGAGCCCGTTTCATGCTGAGGCCACTTTTTGTAATAAATCTTGAGTGGCTCATTACCCCAACCAAACCCTTTAACCTTTTTCTTCCATTTACTAGCGTGTATCTGACCTACTACCACCGAAAAAGCTGGCGCTTTATCTGGGTATTTAGCTCTCGTAGCGACATGCTGCACTTTAAGCGTGGCATTTAATTTTCCGCCTACTTGAGCAAAGCGGTCTGAAATAGGGTTACTGGCAACGGTAAAGTTATTCTTGGGTGAGTGAGTTTTAATACGTGTGTTAGAACCGCGAAGCATGTGTCGCAGTTCGCTACGGGTATTGGATGAGTTTTGAGTGGTTAGTGCTTTATTGGGCGCTGCAAACACCATATTTCCTTCATCGTCCACATAGAAAAAGTCTCTGTGCTCAAAGCTCTGGATATCCTTTACGGATATTTCGTCAACTTTCCCATTGTTGTCTTTATCTGTAGGGATTGTAATTTTCCATTCGCTTAAATCAAACTGCTCAGCTGGAAGTGCCTCAGCATTAGCAAGACCTGAAGCGAAGAGCAATGGAAGGCACGTCGACAGGTGCTTTGTCCATGGGGTAACAGAGACGGCGAATAACGAGAAGGCAGTAGGCATTGTTTTTATTTTAGACATTTAAACCTCTTGGTAGACAATCGCTTACGAATACAACTCATACTTAAGTCAATAATATTGGTAAGTCCGGTTGTGGGTAAAGCTTTATATTTGTAATGCCAATTTATCATTCTTGTAAACCAATTGCAAAATGTTATCAAGTCGTTAAATCAAGAGGCGTCCAGCAGGGTTTGTGAGTGTATAACCGTTGCTTCTACCGTTAATTTCGAGGCTTTTTCATACTTATGTCTATGCGCATCTCGATATTCAGCGCGAGAAATAAACTTTTTGGTAATACCAAATATGCAATAGACACTATATTCTTTACCCAGTGTTTGTTTGAGCCTGTTTCACAAACTTAAGTTTAGAAGCGCTTAAATTAAACCCGAAGGAAAGAAACGGAAAAATTCTCTTAAAGTGTGTAGAAAATTCTTTATATACATTTTGTAGTAACAGTCTTGTTTCATATCTTTCTGATATTCAAAGAAATATATTGTGGTATAGAAGCTGCAATCCCAAATTATAAATTACATTTAGCAATTAATATTAGCGTGCTGTTTTGCATACATTACCTTTTCAGCGCCGAAGAAGTCGTTAACCAAATAGAAGTCGTTAACCATATAATTGTTATCCAAATTATGAGCAGTTCACAGTTGGTCAAGGAGTGAGGCATGAACATTTTAAAGTGGGTTTATTCAGCTATTGTTGTTTCAGTGGTCATAGCACTAATCGGCATGTTCGGGCAGGGTAAGCTTTCAGTTAGCCAAGCAACGGCCGATGACGCAGAACGTACTGTTCACGCCGATATTGTTAAAGTTGAACAGACTTTATCACTGGTAGAGTTTGATTTATCTAAAAAGGCGCATCTGCTTAGAAAAACACGATTAGAATTTTATGTTAAGCAGGCAAAACAAGCCGATTTAAGAGGCTGGAAGTTTAAACGTGACGAGTTCGTTGAACGGGCTGAAAACATCATAAGCCACCACCTTACGCAATATGCGAACGATATAGCTCAAGAGACAGAGACCTACACTGCACAGGCAATCTAGTCTAAACAGTATTAACGAAAACGCCCCTTACATCATAAAGGTGTAAAGGGCGTTTTTGGTTTTAGTACCCATTTAAATTTCAGGCAAAAAAAAGCGAAGTTTAAGCTTCGCTTTCAATATTCATTTTAGGCTATTCAACTTCTACAATTTTTAAAGTGTTAGTTGCGCCTACCTTTTCCATTTCATCGCCATAGGTGAGGATGATGCTGTCACCGCTTTTCACTAAGCCTTTATCTTTTAGCGAAGCAATAACATCGTACTTCAATTTACCAGGTTCGCTGTTAGATGAGTCAAAGTAAACCGGCTTCACACCACGGCACAGTGCCATCGTATTAAGCGTAGATTCGTGACGAGACATAGCAATTATTGGAAGTGACGTAGTAATACGAGACATCAACGTTGGCGTAGTTCCACTTTCAGTTAAACCTACAATCGCCTTAACACTTGGTAGGTGGTTCGCTGCATACACGGCAGAAAGTGCAATTGACTCACTTGTTGATGAAAACTTCTGGTCCATGCGGTGTTTAGAGATTTTTACGCTTGGATGAGTTTCCGCACCTTCACAGACACGGGCCATGGCCGCAACTGTTTCGATAGGGAAGTTACCCGCAGCGGTTTCCGCTGAAAGCATAACCGCATCAGTACCATCTAGAACAGCGTTTGCTACGTCCATAACTTCAGCACGAGTTGGCATTGGGCTATCGATCATCGACTCCATCATTTGGGTCGCGGTAATAACAACCTTGTTCAGTTGGCGAGAGCGGGCGATAAGCTTTTTCTGAACGCCAACAAGCTCTGCATCACCAATCTCAACACCCAAATCACCGCGAGCTACCATCACAGCATCAGAAGCTACGATAATATCATCCATGGCTTCGTCAGACGCTACGGTTTCAGCACGTTCAACTTTTGCACAAATCTTGGCGTAGCAGCCTGCTGCTTCAGCAAGTTCTCGCGCGTAATTTAAATCTGCGCCGCTTCTTGGGAATGAAACCGCAAGGTAGTCAACACCGATTTTTGCCGCAGTTTTGATGTCTTCTTTGTCTTTGTCAGTAAGCGCATCTGCCGAAAGGCCACCGCCTTGACGGTTAATACCCTTATTGTTTGAAAGTTTACCACCAACGGTAACTTCAGTAACAACTTTGCGTCCTTCAACACCCGTTACACGAAGCTGAATACGACCATCGTCAAGAAGAAGGATATCGCCAGCAGATACATCGTCAGGAAGCGCTTTGTAATCAATGCCTACTTGGTTGATATCGCCTTCGTCACGACCTAACTCAGCGTCTAAGATGAACTTAGCACCGATATCTAGATGAACAGCACCCTCGGCAAAACGGGCAACACGAATTTTAGGTCCTTGAAGGTCACCTAAAATAGCTACATATTTGCCTAAGTTCTTTGCAGCCTGGCGAACGCGCTTAGCTCGTTCGATGTGGTCTTCAGCCTGCCCGTGTGAAAAGTTCATTCGCACTGTATTTGCGCCAGCGGCTATTAGCGCCTGAATTTTCTCAAGTGAGTCTGTTGAAGGTCCTAGGGTGGCAAGAATTTTAGTTCTTCTGGTCATGTGATTCCGTCGCTGTTTCTAAGTTAGAAAAGACAAAGAGTGATAAGCGTTGATTATTATATAAACGCCTGTAATCGCTTTACGTAATTTTATTACAGAATAATAGTTGAATTTGACAATAATGTGAATGAAATAAACAAAAACGCCCAACTGGCTCGACCAGTTAGGCGGATTTCTGGATTTATTAGCCGTTAAT
This genomic window contains:
- the pyk gene encoding pyruvate kinase, with the protein product MTRRTKILATLGPSTDSLEKIQALIAAGANTVRMNFSHGQAEDHIERAKRVRQAAKNLGKYVAILGDLQGPKIRVARFAEGAVHLDIGAKFILDAELGRDEGDINQVGIDYKALPDDVSAGDILLLDDGRIQLRVTGVEGRKVVTEVTVGGKLSNNKGINRQGGGLSADALTDKDKEDIKTAAKIGVDYLAVSFPRSGADLNYARELAEAAGCYAKICAKVERAETVASDEAMDDIIVASDAVMVARGDLGVEIGDAELVGVQKKLIARSRQLNKVVITATQMMESMIDSPMPTRAEVMDVANAVLDGTDAVMLSAETAAGNFPIETVAAMARVCEGAETHPSVKISKHRMDQKFSSTSESIALSAVYAANHLPSVKAIVGLTESGTTPTLMSRITTSLPIIAMSRHESTLNTMALCRGVKPVYFDSSNSEPGKLKYDVIASLKDKGLVKSGDSIILTYGDEMEKVGATNTLKIVEVE